The following coding sequences are from one Primulina eburnea isolate SZY01 chromosome 15, ASM2296580v1, whole genome shotgun sequence window:
- the LOC140814271 gene encoding uncharacterized protein, producing the protein MSQSEPSRLSRGAPPSLHKQNSWSPDIIRDEVWNNRRRNHRHRRGRSVTDDDLDELRACFDLGFSPDLDPKLTSTFPALGFYHAVNRQFRSSLSRSSSASFSDSDSPLSSVGGSSSFIDPGESPEMVKIRLRQWAQLVACSVRQSSPNLIIDQSGFCEKSS; encoded by the exons ATGTCGCAATCCGAGCCGTCACGTCTCAGTCGCGGAGCTCCTCCTTCTTTGCACAAGCAGAATTCATGGTCCCCGGATATCATCCGCGACGAAGTGTGGAACAACCGCCGCAGGAATCATCGACACAGACGCGGCCGCAGCGTCACGGACGATGACCTGGACGAGCTCCGCGCTTGCTTCGACTTGGGATTTTCCCCGGATTTGGATCCGAAACTCACGTCCACCTTTCCGGCGCTCGGGTTTTACCACGCCGTGAACAGGCAGTTCCGCAGTTCTCTCTCCCGGTCTTCCTCTGCCTCGTTTTCCGACTCCGATTCGCCTCTCTCATCCGTCGGAGGCAGCTCTAGCTTTATTGATCCAG GTGAAAGTCCGGAGATGGTGAAgataaggttgaggcagtgggCGCAGTTGGTGGCGTGTTCGGTGCGTCAATCCTCACCGAATCTAATAATCGATCAATCGGGATTCTGTGAAAAATCTTCGTGA
- the LOC140813890 gene encoding ferredoxin--nitrite reductase, chloroplastic-like, whose amino-acid sequence MESLSVKFLVTSLPSCNNRFKSIKLHAIPPQTVAPPVSAADIGSERLEPRVEEKDGYFVLKEKFRQGLSPQEKAKIEKEPMKLFMENGIEELAKIPLEEIEKSKISKDDIDIRLKWLGLFHRRKHQYGRFMMRLKLPNGVSTTAQVRYLASVIRKYGKDGCADVTTRQNWQIRGVVLPDVPEILKGLEAVGLTSLQSGMDNVRNPVGNPLAGIDPHEIVDTRSYNNLLSQFITANSRGNPAFTNLPRKWNVCVIGSHDLYEHPHINDLAYMPATKNGQFGFNILVGGFFSPKRCAEAIPLDAWVPGDDILPICKAILETFRDVGFRGNRQKTRMMWLIDELGIEGFREEVVKRMPQLHLERASSEDLVQSNWERRDYFGVHPQKQEGYSFVGIHIPVGRVQADDMDELARLADLYGSGELRLTVEQNIIIPNVENSKIEALLNEPLLRDRFSPEPPLLMKGLVACTGNQFCGQAIIETKARALKVTEEVQRLVSVMRPVRMHWTGCPNTCGQVQVADIGFMGCMTRNKEGKIVEGADVFLGGRIGSDSHLGDVYKKGVPCDDLVPLVVDLLVERFGAVPREREESED is encoded by the exons ATGGAATCACTTTCTGTCAAATTCTTGGTTACTTCGCTGCCAAGCTGCAATAATAGGTTCAAGAGCATTAAGCTTCATGCTATCCCGCCGCAGACGGTGGCTCCACCAGTATCGGCAGCTGATATCGGTTCCGAGAGGTTGGAGCCTAGAGTCGAAGAGAAGGATGGATATTTTGTGCTGAAGGAGAAGTTCAGGCAAGGGTTATCTCCACAGGAGAAAGCGAAGATCGAGAAGGAGCCGATGAAATTGTTCATGGAGAATGGAATTGAAGAGCTTGCGAAAATCCCACTTGAAGAAATCGAAAAATCGAAGATCAGTAAGGATGACATTGATATTAGGCTCAAGTGGCTCGGTCTCTTTCACAGGAGAAAGCATCAGT ATGGCCGGTTCATGATGAGACTTAAGCTCCCTAATGGGGTATCAACAACTGCCCAAGTCCGATATCTGGCGAGTGTTATCAGGAAATATGGGAAGGATGGTTGTGCGGACGTCACCACGAGGCAGAACTGGCAGATTCGTGGCGTTGTTTTGCCTGATGTACCGGAGATTCTTAAAGGGCTGGAAGCAGTTGGATTGACTAGTCTGCAGAGTGGAATGGACAATGTGAGGAACCCGGTCGGGAATCCTCTTGCTGGAATTGATCCACATGAAATCGTCGACACGAGGTCTTATAACAATCTGCTCTCACAATTCATCACTGCTAATTCGCGGGGCAATCCGGCGTTTACCAACCT GCCGAGAAAGTGGAATGTGTGTGTTATAGGCTCACACGATTTGTACGAGCATCCGCACATTAACGACCTTGCATACATGCCAGCCACGAAAAATGGTCAATTCGGATTTAACATTCTCGTTGGCGGGTTCTTTAGCCCAAAGAGATGTGCTGAGGCGATCCCTCTTGATGCTTGGGTTCCGGGTGATGATATACTACCAATCTGCAAAGCTATACTCGAAACTTTTAGAGATGTTGGGTTTAGAGGAAACAGGCAGAAAACAAGAATGATGTGGCTTATTGATGAACTT GGGATTGAAGGATTTAGAGAAGAAGTTGTGAAGAGGATGCCTCAGTTGCATTTAGAGAGAGCATCATCGGAAGATCTTGTCCAAAGCAACTGGGAGAGAAGAGACTACTTCGGAGTCCACCCTCAAAAGCAAGAAGGTTATAGCTTCGTCGGCATACACATACCTGTTGGCCGGGTCCAAGCTGATGACATGGACGAACTCGCACGGCTAGCAGACTTATATGGATCAGGAGAACTCCGTCTCACGGTTGAACAAAACATAATAATCCCAAATGTAGAGAACTCGAAAATAGAGGCACTGCTCAATGAACCCCTCCTTCGGGACAGGTTCTCCCCTGAGCCTCCCCTTTTAATGAAAGGCTTGGTGGCTTGCACTGGGAACCAATTTTGCGGGCAAGCCATAATCGAGACGAAAGCACGTGCACTAAAGGTAACCGAGGAGGTTCAAAGGCTGGTCTCTGTCATGAGACCAGTGAGGATGCATTGGACCGGTTGTCCAAACACGTGCGGGCAAGTGCAGGTGGCTGATATCGGGTTCATGGGATGCATGACCAGGAACAAAGAGGGGAAAATAGTCGAGGGTGCCGATGTTTTCCTTGGTGGGAGGATTGGGAGTGATTCACATTTGGGAGATGTTTATAAGAAGGGCGTGCCTTGTGATGATTTGGTCCCATTGGTTGTGGATTTGTTGGTGGAAAGGTTTGGCGCAGTTCCTAGAGAAAGGGAAGAAAGTGAAGATTGA